The following are from one region of the Melitaea cinxia chromosome 7, ilMelCinx1.1, whole genome shotgun sequence genome:
- the LOC123655003 gene encoding huntingtin-interacting protein K-like: MADEEVNGDTDDIQHEKDKTQKKAAKNDSGVADLEKVTDYAEEKEISSQDISGALSLIGDRRNKEAAERLEKEKELQKISIKKDDIELILKKMEISRTLAERTLREHRGDLVAALITLTN, encoded by the coding sequence ATGGCTGATGAAGAGGTTAACGGAGACACTGATGATATCCAACATGAAAAGGATAAGACCCAAAAGAAGGCTGCAAAAAACGATAGTGGTGTAGCTGACTTAGAAAAAGTTACTGATTATGCCGAGGAGAAAGAAATATCATCACAAGATATATCTGGTGCACTATCTTTAATTGGTGATCGTAGAAATAAAGAAGCAGCAGAAAGActcgaaaaagaaaaagaacttCAAAAAATCTCAATCAAAAAGGATGATATAgaattaatactaaaaaaaatggaaatctCTCGAACATTAGCTGAAAGAACTCTACGAGAACACAGGGGTGACTTGGTGGCGGCACTTATAACACTAACTAATTGA